ttttacttgttcaaactaTAAACAAAACGAAACCATATACAGATACAATGTATACACACATATCGCACTTTCATATTGAGGGATTGTTATCAGCGAGCAAACCATAATTATTGATAACTGCCGCCACCATGTGTCACTTTAGTGTAACAATCAAAATGCATGACGAAATCAAACAACATGTTTATAACTTACCTCTAATGGCTTACTTTCCCCATTCAATGATTTCAAAGTAGTATGGCCATTGGCAGATTTGGAACAGGAATTTAAGGAGTTTGGTATATGACCATTTGTTTGACTCGAGccattgcatacatttttactCAAATCATACCAAAGTGCACGTCTTTCGGCTAGACATTTACTTCTCCAACCTTCAGGACACTTCACTTTATCTAATGAAATGCTTTTTGATTTACTCTTGCATATGGAACGTGTATCAAAGAAACTGATACACTCTATGTTCATGTAGAGGGCATAGGTGAATAGTCGTGTGAATACTTCTTCGTTGACATCATTAGCCTCCGGTCCAATGATCAAATTGAGATGTTTCGGAATTTTGTTCAATTGCTTTTTGCATTTCTTCAGTAGTTCAAACTCTTTTTGCTGTCGTTTTGCTTGTGTTTGACATAGATCATATGACCACAAGGTAAAAGCAATTATACGTAAACGCACCCACAAACAAACTTTGTACAGGGAGAATAGAAAGTGCAGCGATTGCCACAAGCACTGGTAGATTTGGTTCACAATCATATCGTGGTACACTCGTAAAACATTAAAGACTTGGTAAATCAGGGAATGTAGTTATTATCTAGTAGTagtccattaaattttcttggCTGTGTTCTCCTTATCTTCACTGGAAGTTTGCCTTTTTTTGGTAGATTAACCTAACTTGCAAGACCGTTGTGAATTAGTTAAATTATAATAATGTTAAATTTGATAATTTTATATACCTCAGAAATATCTTCATTTCTTCatttataaattaataaattgcGAGAAAATCATTGTTCTAAGGTGAGATTAGAGATTCCCGGCGACAACAAGTAAATGACAGCTAAGGCCAGCTGAGACACGTTACCGTACCAGGGATGGAAAAtaagaaatttggtacggtaCCTCGATGTCCTTTCGGGCTGGAAAACACTTGCCAAGAATGCAAAAATGGGCAAGCAGTCGAATGCAATTTCAAGATATACTTATAGAAGGTAATGCCAAGACATATTAACCCAGATAATGTACagaaaaaagatttatttattttttcgcatttttaatGCTTTAATCTATAATTTATACGTTTTAAATCACAAATcctttaatattttgtttgctGGACATggcaatttaaataaaaactagaatgtcaatttgACAGCGTACAGAAGTTTGACAGATGAGTGGGTATTTCAACCCCCAGAGAGTTGTATCGtacatttcgttgttgttgggcaattgACGCTACCTTCCATAAATGTACAATGCTCACAACCAAAACATGGAAAAATACTCTAATTCAGAATTGCACTGATCACCGATTCTGACAAATAGTGTACTGAATATTTGTTGTTGCTACTTGAGTTTCTCGTTTAAGCCTAGtgctgacttcgacttttcacacgaacaactgtcaaaacacactataaaaaatgttgacgaagataatgcgaacacattccgtactaGTGGTACTAAGTTCTACGAaaaaaatagtagcgacatgtcgctgcatcagaacaaatttcgcacaattttagttgcaaatgtaattaactgctcacgaaatgggccgaatcaactCAGCTTCAATACTTTTCTTTGTTGTGAGTTTTTGTTAGACCTTTGTTTGTGTTCCGACAAAGAaaagagtccgtcggatttcaCAATAATTTAACAGGCGTTTTAGCTGTGAATggagtcagtactaggctttagacGATAAacatcacacaaatcggagctccgagttccaacccgtgtggtgctcataacCATTTCGTGTTTTTAGACATGATTGATGA
The Stomoxys calcitrans chromosome 3, idStoCalc2.1, whole genome shotgun sequence genome window above contains:
- the LOC106086849 gene encoding dehydrodolichyl diphosphate synthase complex subunit nus1, encoding MIVNQIYQCLWQSLHFLFSLYKVCLWVRLRIIAFTLWSYDLCQTQAKRQQKEFELLKKCKKQLNKIPKHLNLIIGPEANDVNEEVFTRLFTYALYMNIECISFFDTRSICKSKSKSISLDKVKCPEGWRSKCLAERRALWYDLSKNVCNGSSQTNGHIPNSLNSCSKSANGHTTLKSLNGESKPLEIYQIAAKDNRPLIAQACRNLFRHKNTKEVQELIQKRSELTDRLDKELAEELQNLSEPELSIVFSETFSTFGTLPWHTRFTEFQCFPPGQRIDAESFAYILYKYSRCEQRWGK